In the Lysinibacillus sp. PLM2 genome, one interval contains:
- a CDS encoding GGDEF domain-containing protein, translated as MANLPLDTIEQYLQEIIKLNPFDAVVIVKNREDEYTVEMLNDKAKKLSENLFKKGQLAHSFFNFIDWHQLMELIRSPKNEIEYMMINRSNVLCAIYVQRIEFADELYYTIILRNVSEHIEESFEQNKENEKHLYFVEHHIDPIVSLNLNGEIIYTNHAATRKLLEAKSTLVGENIFDILAEEYQKPFRSLFKNTLKGITMGMPKVMLNSNMACEKPFNIRTFPTYWNNQVIGIHIVLKSVDDFFIEDGSPYQLINDHDQLTGLLNRKALNEQWADEFSTFKDGLNIALLLVDLDRFKKYNESLGKDAADKMLKMVSQRLAKLRNKFSELYRYNGDEFVFVLRYFSRDEIEVFANNILAAFKDPFIIDDQEYFLTSSIGISISTYGHNNDLESILHQAEQAVYYVKKNGRFHYRFYRSEMSQAFPNEVLMEAHLRRAIEFDELSIHLQPQIDLQTNEIDSFEALIRWNNRKFGYVPPSQFIPLAESSGLIIQVGDWVLEQVCKNLQEWKLKGYRPVRVAVNISPKQFKQENFATKIEQLLNIYDIEPKYLELEITESSMVNVSETHEILTKLKQLGVYVSVDDFGTGYSSLSYLKKYPIDIIKIDQSFIADINKDEKNEAIIKAIITLSENLGMDVVAEGVEEEFQEEFLKSNNCRKGQGYLYNKPLPVDLIIKEYLVN; from the coding sequence ATGGCAAACTTACCGCTAGACACGATAGAGCAATATTTACAGGAAATCATTAAACTAAATCCATTCGACGCTGTCGTGATTGTGAAGAACAGAGAAGATGAATATACTGTTGAAATGCTTAATGACAAAGCTAAAAAGCTTTCAGAAAACCTATTTAAAAAAGGACAGCTCGCTCATAGTTTTTTTAATTTTATAGATTGGCATCAACTTATGGAGCTTATTCGTTCTCCCAAAAATGAAATAGAGTATATGATGATAAATCGGTCGAATGTACTTTGTGCAATCTATGTACAACGAATAGAATTTGCAGATGAACTATACTATACAATCATTCTTAGAAACGTTTCTGAGCATATAGAAGAATCCTTTGAACAGAACAAAGAAAATGAGAAACATTTGTATTTTGTTGAACATCATATTGATCCGATCGTTTCATTGAATTTAAATGGAGAAATTATCTATACAAACCATGCGGCAACGAGGAAATTGTTAGAAGCAAAATCGACGTTGGTTGGAGAAAATATTTTTGATATTCTAGCTGAAGAATATCAAAAACCATTTCGTTCATTATTTAAGAACACTTTAAAAGGAATAACGATGGGCATGCCTAAAGTGATGTTAAATAGTAATATGGCATGTGAAAAGCCTTTTAATATTCGAACATTCCCCACATATTGGAATAATCAAGTAATTGGAATCCATATTGTTTTAAAAAGTGTAGACGATTTCTTTATTGAAGATGGAAGTCCTTATCAATTAATAAACGATCATGATCAACTAACGGGATTATTAAATCGTAAAGCATTAAATGAACAATGGGCCGATGAGTTTAGTACCTTCAAGGATGGATTAAATATCGCATTACTTCTAGTTGATTTAGATCGTTTTAAGAAATATAACGAATCATTAGGTAAGGATGCAGCGGATAAAATGCTTAAAATGGTAAGTCAACGCTTAGCGAAACTCCGCAACAAATTTAGTGAGCTTTATAGATATAATGGGGATGAATTCGTATTTGTATTACGTTATTTTTCTAGAGATGAAATCGAAGTCTTTGCAAATAATATTTTAGCTGCATTCAAAGATCCATTTATCATTGATGATCAGGAATATTTCTTAACATCATCAATAGGCATTTCTATTAGTACTTATGGACATAATAATGATTTAGAGAGTATTTTACATCAAGCGGAACAGGCGGTTTATTATGTTAAGAAAAATGGTCGTTTCCATTATAGATTTTACCGAAGTGAAATGAGTCAAGCCTTTCCAAATGAAGTGTTAATGGAGGCGCATTTACGTCGTGCAATTGAGTTCGATGAATTGTCTATTCATTTACAACCACAAATTGATTTACAAACGAATGAGATTGACAGTTTTGAAGCTTTAATACGTTGGAATAATCGGAAATTTGGTTATGTACCACCATCTCAATTTATCCCACTTGCAGAAAGCTCGGGGCTAATCATTCAAGTAGGAGATTGGGTACTAGAACAAGTATGTAAAAACCTTCAGGAGTGGAAATTAAAAGGATATCGTCCTGTTAGAGTTGCTGTGAATATTTCACCAAAGCAATTTAAACAGGAAAATTTTGCGACCAAAATTGAACAGCTATTAAACATATATGATATTGAACCAAAATACTTAGAGCTCGAAATCACGGAAAGTTCTATGGTTAACGTGAGTGAAACCCATGAGATTTTAACAAAGTTAAAACAACTTGGTGTATATGTATCTGTTGATGATTTTGGAACTGGCTATTCATCTTTGAGCTATTTAAAAAAATATCCAATTGATATTATAAAAATTGATCAATCATTTATTGCAGACATTAACAAAGATGAGAAAAACGAAGCAATTATTAAAGCGATTATTACACTATCAGAAAACCTAGGTATGGACGTTGTCGCAGAAGGTGTTGAAGAAGAATTTCAGGAGGAGTTTTTAAAGTCAAATAATTGTAGAAAAGGACAAGGTTATCTTTACAATAAACCTCTACCTGTTGATCTCATTATTAAGGAATATTTAGTAAATTAG
- a CDS encoding MFS transporter, with translation MAKSLNKRLPGERSQLALYMSLPILSWAFYDFANTIFSSNINTIFFPFYMDEVLGTNEVMQQVASTFISYANAVASFFIVIFSPLFGVWIDNTGYKKRFIVWFASLSIFFTFMMGIFAEINNDILYAGIPLSLCLTVISFVIAKFFFNSSLVFYDSMMSDLGTKKEMPLISGFGVAIGYCGTIVGLLVYLLVSDGNYHRAFIPTAFLYLIFSLPLFFINKDQPKPKSERKPIKFLDGYKEIIRTFKEMKMYKPVFIFMIAYFFLNDAIATTIAMMTIYATAIVGFTSGEFILLYLVSTVSTIIGSFLFGNIAKAIGARKTVSVVAFIMIFALIVAVFATDKWMFWIAGSLFGVSLGSMWVTSRTLIIELTPEEKRGQFFGLFAFSGKVSAIIGPALYGTVTLLLKDYGDIASRVALGSLIIMTVIGLLIHLKVKQQTQNSM, from the coding sequence ATGGCGAAATCTCTAAATAAAAGATTGCCAGGTGAACGAAGTCAGTTAGCTTTATACATGTCCCTTCCTATATTATCTTGGGCATTTTATGATTTTGCGAACACTATTTTTTCATCAAATATTAATACGATTTTCTTTCCATTTTATATGGATGAGGTTTTAGGCACGAATGAGGTTATGCAGCAAGTGGCAAGTACGTTTATTTCATATGCAAATGCCGTTGCTAGCTTCTTTATTGTCATTTTTTCACCTCTTTTTGGTGTTTGGATTGATAATACGGGCTATAAGAAACGTTTTATCGTATGGTTTGCCTCATTATCCATTTTCTTTACGTTCATGATGGGAATATTTGCAGAAATCAACAACGATATTCTTTATGCAGGTATTCCTTTAAGCTTGTGTTTAACTGTAATTAGTTTTGTTATTGCTAAATTTTTCTTTAATTCTAGTTTAGTATTTTATGATTCTATGATGAGTGATTTAGGTACGAAGAAAGAAATGCCATTGATTTCTGGTTTCGGTGTTGCTATTGGGTATTGTGGAACGATTGTTGGATTGCTCGTTTATTTATTAGTATCTGATGGAAATTATCATCGAGCATTTATTCCAACTGCCTTTTTGTATTTAATCTTCTCTTTACCATTATTCTTCATTAATAAAGATCAACCCAAACCAAAAAGCGAACGAAAACCTATTAAATTTTTGGATGGATATAAAGAAATTATTCGTACATTTAAAGAGATGAAAATGTATAAACCTGTTTTCATTTTCATGATTGCTTACTTTTTTCTTAACGATGCAATAGCTACAACAATTGCAATGATGACAATTTATGCAACAGCTATTGTTGGTTTTACATCTGGTGAATTTATTCTTTTATATCTAGTAAGCACTGTCTCGACAATAATAGGTTCATTTTTATTTGGGAATATAGCTAAAGCTATCGGGGCAAGAAAGACAGTTTCTGTTGTAGCTTTTATTATGATTTTCGCTTTAATTGTTGCAGTATTTGCAACTGATAAATGGATGTTTTGGATCGCTGGTAGCCTGTTCGGTGTGTCGTTGGGGTCAATGTGGGTAACATCGAGAACTTTGATTATAGAATTGACTCCAGAGGAAAAACGAGGGCAATTCTTTGGGCTTTTTGCATTCTCTGGAAAGGTTTCCGCTATTATAGGACCTGCTCTTTATGGAACTGTCACACTTTTGTTAAAAGATTACGGAGATATTGCAAGCCGTGTTGCTTTAGGCTCACTAATCATTATGACAGTCATAGGTTTGCTTATTCACTTGAAAGTTAAACAACAAACACAAAATAGCATGTAG
- a CDS encoding 3-hydroxyisobutyrate dehydrogenase — MLKQEKIAFIGTGVMGTSIVKHLLNKNYEVTIYTRTKSKASTLIELGAKWAETPMEASVDKDVIFTMVGFPQDVEQVYCGDNGIFQTAKKGAIVVDLTTSEPTLAKKIYQIAKEKEIYSLDAPVSGGDIGAQKGILSIMIGGDKEVFDKMLPIFEVFGENIVYQGEAGNGQHTKMCNQLLIATNMIGVCESISYGLKAGLDLEKVLQSISSGAAGSWSLSNLGPKMLKGDFEPGFYIKHFIKDMKIAIDEADRMGLDLPGVKLSKELYNHLLERGYGDNGTQTLIKYYMD; from the coding sequence ATGTTGAAACAGGAAAAGATTGCATTTATAGGTACAGGTGTGATGGGAACAAGTATTGTAAAACATTTACTAAATAAAAATTATGAAGTGACAATTTATACACGTACAAAATCAAAAGCAAGTACTTTAATAGAGCTTGGCGCAAAATGGGCGGAAACACCTATGGAAGCCTCTGTAGATAAAGATGTTATTTTTACAATGGTTGGTTTCCCTCAAGATGTAGAACAAGTATATTGTGGGGATAATGGAATTTTCCAAACGGCAAAGAAAGGTGCAATTGTCGTTGATCTTACAACATCTGAACCAACATTAGCTAAAAAAATCTATCAAATTGCTAAAGAAAAGGAAATCTACTCACTTGATGCACCGGTCTCTGGAGGAGATATTGGGGCACAAAAAGGAATACTCTCGATTATGATCGGCGGTGACAAAGAGGTATTTGATAAAATGCTTCCGATTTTCGAGGTGTTTGGAGAAAATATTGTGTACCAAGGTGAGGCGGGAAATGGACAGCATACAAAAATGTGTAATCAATTATTGATTGCCACGAACATGATTGGTGTTTGCGAATCTATTTCATACGGGTTAAAAGCGGGATTAGATTTAGAAAAAGTCCTTCAATCGATTTCATCAGGTGCTGCTGGTTCATGGTCACTATCAAACCTGGGTCCGAAAATGTTAAAAGGCGATTTTGAACCAGGTTTTTATATTAAACATTTTATTAAAGATATGAAGATTGCGATTGACGAAGCAGATAGAATGGGTCTTGATTTACCAGGAGTTAAGCTATCTAAAGAACTATATAATCACTTACTTGAACGAGGATATGGAGATAACGGTACACAGACATTAATAAAATATTATATGGACTGA
- a CDS encoding CBS domain-containing protein: MISFNTRALLDTPISDFIIPSEKVAHVQVGNSAEHALLVLTKTGYSSVPVLDVKYRLHGLLSIKMITEAILGLERIEYDKLSDIKVDDVMESGVTYLYNTDTFQKALDLVINHAFLCVVDEEGTFVGILTRRVILKQLKKYIYQVEQ; encoded by the coding sequence ATGATTTCTTTTAATACAAGAGCTTTATTAGATACGCCAATTAGTGATTTTATTATTCCATCTGAAAAAGTTGCGCACGTCCAAGTTGGCAATAGTGCAGAACACGCCCTACTCGTCTTAACAAAAACTGGTTATTCCTCAGTACCTGTTTTAGATGTAAAGTACCGCTTACATGGTTTGTTGAGTATAAAAATGATTACAGAAGCCATTTTAGGTTTAGAACGTATCGAATATGACAAACTATCAGATATTAAAGTTGATGATGTGATGGAGAGCGGTGTCACTTACTTATATAATACAGATACATTCCAAAAAGCATTAGATTTAGTTATAAATCATGCTTTTCTATGCGTAGTAGATGAAGAAGGAACATTTGTAGGAATACTAACTAGACGTGTTATTTTGAAACAATTAAAAAAATATATTTATCAAGTAGAACAATAG
- the cheV gene encoding chemotaxis protein CheV encodes MEQKGILLESGTNELEIVEFHVGNNKFGINVIKVKEIIQPIPVTFIPHAHPHVEGIVQLRGEVLPVVDMLKVLGIPNATYSDQQKYIVAEFNKQKVVFHVDNVTQIHRISWAQIERPSDMYQGGASQVIGVIKINGQMILLLDFERVMVDINPNSGISIDSVKKLGQRERSDKRVIIAEDSPLLRKLLHDTFQEAGYVNIDFFENGKDAYEYLESIVNTGNDIAENVQLVVTDIEMPQMDGHHLTKKIKTHPDLKKLPVIIFSSLITDDLRHKGEEVGAEDQISKPEIADLILKVDQFIL; translated from the coding sequence TTGGAACAAAAAGGAATTTTACTAGAGAGTGGAACTAATGAATTGGAAATTGTTGAATTTCATGTAGGAAATAATAAATTCGGTATAAACGTAATTAAAGTAAAGGAAATCATTCAACCGATTCCTGTTACATTTATCCCGCATGCTCATCCACATGTTGAAGGTATTGTGCAGCTTCGTGGTGAAGTGTTGCCTGTGGTAGATATGTTGAAGGTGTTAGGCATCCCTAATGCAACGTACAGTGATCAGCAAAAATATATCGTAGCAGAATTTAATAAACAAAAAGTAGTATTCCATGTTGATAATGTTACGCAAATACACCGTATTTCATGGGCGCAAATTGAAAGACCTTCTGATATGTATCAAGGTGGGGCTTCACAAGTCATTGGTGTAATCAAAATTAATGGTCAAATGATTTTACTATTGGATTTTGAAAGAGTAATGGTAGATATTAACCCAAACTCAGGTATTAGTATTGATTCTGTGAAGAAATTAGGTCAACGTGAACGCTCTGATAAGAGGGTTATTATCGCAGAGGATTCACCATTATTAAGAAAATTATTGCATGATACATTTCAGGAAGCAGGTTATGTAAATATTGATTTCTTTGAAAATGGTAAAGATGCTTATGAATATTTAGAGTCTATTGTAAATACAGGCAATGACATCGCCGAAAATGTACAGTTAGTTGTAACCGATATTGAGATGCCACAAATGGATGGACATCATTTAACAAAGAAAATCAAAACGCATCCTGATTTGAAAAAACTACCTGTCATTATTTTCTCAAGCTTAATTACAGATGATTTGCGTCATAAAGGGGAAGAAGTTGGAGCGGAAGATCAAATTTCGAAGCCTGAAATTGCAGATTTAATACTAAAAGTAGACCAATTTATTTTATAA
- a CDS encoding exopolyphosphatase has protein sequence MRRLKTAIIDIGSNTIRLVLYKYDRNEGLHEFGNIKKVARLRSYLQDNGEMSEEGIQVLSETLMSFKKILDDYEVVDIQAVATAAIRQAKNKKRILSRMKKETGIKIDLLSEEEEAYFGFLAVAHSMDTPSAVTIDIGGGSTELTLYIDKKLQKTYSFPFGTVSLKQLFVSGELINETEKKLLRQYIKKQFSDMSWIRGAKLPIVAIGGSARNVAQIHQHQIDYPISGVHHYEMDRENLNGLKGFLGNMTFEQLKQLDGLSTDRADIIEIALEVFLMLMEVVDSNTFQISKKGLREGLIINRVLQSNPDAFDKYNVFEENARRIAFEYGRTEEEGSTLQFLTENLYKECCSLNIVQYNEKYFDLLKKAAKVYAIGEYIELDSSSQHTFYLIANQSIAGMSHIDRVKLALLASYKNRDYFRRFAAPFETWIDKDELKVLKEYGAMLKFVYALNISKRNIVKSIRLEKEVNVIVVYIEAKNSAMAEKYQAERQKKHLERIFKQPVKIEFYEEGWNK, from the coding sequence ATGAGAAGATTAAAAACAGCAATCATTGATATTGGCTCTAATACAATTCGACTTGTACTTTACAAATACGATAGAAATGAAGGGCTACATGAATTTGGAAATATAAAAAAAGTTGCAAGATTACGAAGCTATTTACAGGATAATGGTGAAATGTCTGAAGAAGGTATCCAAGTTCTTTCAGAAACACTTATGTCGTTTAAAAAGATTCTGGATGATTATGAAGTAGTGGATATTCAAGCTGTTGCAACAGCTGCAATTAGACAAGCAAAAAATAAAAAACGAATACTTTCGAGAATGAAAAAAGAAACTGGAATCAAAATAGACTTATTATCGGAAGAGGAAGAAGCCTATTTTGGTTTTTTAGCAGTGGCACATTCAATGGATACTCCGTCAGCGGTAACCATTGATATCGGCGGAGGATCAACGGAACTTACCTTATATATAGATAAAAAACTTCAAAAAACCTATAGTTTTCCATTTGGAACTGTTTCATTGAAACAATTATTTGTTTCTGGGGAATTGATTAATGAAACGGAGAAAAAACTTTTACGTCAATATATTAAAAAGCAATTTTCTGACATGTCTTGGATACGCGGTGCTAAATTACCAATTGTAGCAATTGGTGGAAGTGCGCGAAATGTAGCCCAAATACATCAACATCAAATTGATTACCCAATTTCTGGAGTTCATCATTATGAAATGGATCGAGAGAATTTAAATGGCTTAAAAGGTTTTCTTGGCAATATGACATTTGAGCAATTGAAACAATTAGACGGTCTTTCAACTGATAGAGCAGATATTATTGAGATTGCATTAGAAGTATTTTTAATGTTAATGGAAGTAGTAGATTCAAATACGTTCCAAATTAGTAAGAAAGGTCTCCGTGAAGGTTTAATAATAAATCGTGTACTGCAAAGTAATCCAGATGCCTTTGATAAATATAATGTTTTTGAGGAAAATGCAAGACGAATTGCATTTGAATATGGGCGAACGGAAGAGGAAGGTTCAACACTTCAATTTTTAACAGAAAATTTATATAAAGAATGTTGCAGCTTAAATATAGTTCAATATAATGAAAAATATTTTGACTTGCTTAAAAAAGCAGCTAAAGTATATGCAATAGGAGAGTATATTGAACTGGATTCCTCTAGTCAGCATACATTCTACTTAATTGCAAACCAGTCTATTGCAGGTATGAGTCATATTGACAGAGTGAAGCTTGCTCTCCTTGCTTCATATAAAAATCGAGATTATTTTAGAAGATTTGCAGCACCATTTGAAACATGGATAGATAAAGATGAATTAAAAGTATTAAAAGAATATGGCGCAATGCTAAAGTTTGTATATGCTTTAAATATATCTAAACGTAATATTGTAAAATCAATTCGATTGGAAAAAGAAGTTAATGTTATTGTGGTCTACATTGAAGCAAAAAATAGTGCAATGGCAGAAAAATACCAAGCAGAACGACAAAAGAAGCATCTTGAGCGCATTTTTAAGCAGCCTGTTAAAATTGAATTTTACGAAGAAGGATGGAATAAATGA
- a CDS encoding YkvS family protein, whose amino-acid sequence MKIAEVGNIIEFKDGLQGIVEKVNENSVIVDLTIMENFHDLEMEEKTVVNHKRYKILNNDAL is encoded by the coding sequence ATGAAAATAGCTGAAGTAGGTAATATAATCGAATTTAAAGACGGTTTGCAAGGAATTGTTGAAAAGGTGAATGAAAATTCCGTTATTGTTGATTTAACGATTATGGAAAACTTTCATGACCTTGAAATGGAAGAAAAAACGGTTGTGAACCATAAACGATATAAAATTTTAAATAATGATGCGCTTTAA
- the ykzS gene encoding hypothetical protein: MEIYKKMIEQLKNGEIDSIEVTKEEFLKFREVLVKDPKFKHFRGEAKQGGNVIYTFLEIPRS; this comes from the coding sequence ATGGAAATATATAAAAAAATGATTGAACAACTAAAAAATGGAGAAATTGATAGTATAGAAGTAACAAAAGAGGAATTTTTGAAATTCCGAGAGGTACTGGTGAAAGATCCTAAATTTAAACATTTTCGTGGCGAAGCTAAGCAAGGTGGAAATGTAATTTATACATTTTTAGAAATTCCGAGAAGTTAA
- the ppk gene encoding polyphosphate kinase — protein sequence MNTEIERNSSDELNELQDDENYLQMLEEIGKPKYYNNRELSWLAFNERVLEEAEDKTNPLLERLKFLAIFSSNLDEFFMVRVAGLQDQVRAGFYKPENKSGLTPMEQLTKIAEKTQSLVRRQMEVFRHLVFDLLPKENVHLRDFDQLNNTQQQYLNELFEETIFPVLTPVAVDAYRPFPTLLGKTLNLLVMLEDNSIGIEDSERVAIVQVPSVLDRFIEVPSQEGTVFVLLEDVISSHIDKLFYGYNVKSIQAFRLTRNADLTIHEEGAQDLLVEIEKELKKRKWGVGSRLEVRDGEMSDDVLDYLLDEFEIQESDVYKIDGPLDLTFLFSFVKKISSGREHLVYESFIPQHPQDLDSHEDVFEKALTQDIFFHHPYESFEPIVDFVTQAAVDPTVLAIKQTLYRVSGNSPIIQGLKQAAENGKQVTVLVELKARFDEENNVHWAKELEQAGCLVIYGMNNLKTHSKITLVVRRRNDKIERFVHLGTGNYNDATAKIYTDMGIITTDKEFGIDATNFFNYLSGYTEKPKFNHLVVAPFDIRDEFIKLISDEIECHKKYGNGFIRAKMNSLTDKDIIMKLYEASINGVKIELLIRGICCLRPGIPGISENITVSSIVGRFLEHTRIYWFHHNGENKVFLSSADMMTRNMVKRVEILFPIYSKETKNRVMDILITQLADNVKARMQDATGKYHYKEKDPNGIKINSQELYIEQAMSTVVVED from the coding sequence ATGAATACAGAAATCGAACGAAACTCTTCTGACGAATTGAACGAGCTCCAAGATGATGAGAATTATTTACAAATGCTAGAAGAGATTGGGAAACCAAAATATTATAATAACCGTGAATTAAGTTGGCTAGCATTCAATGAACGTGTTCTAGAAGAAGCAGAAGATAAAACAAACCCTTTGTTAGAACGTTTGAAGTTTCTTGCAATATTTAGTTCCAATCTAGATGAATTTTTCATGGTACGTGTTGCTGGGTTACAAGATCAAGTACGTGCTGGTTTTTATAAGCCCGAAAATAAATCCGGATTAACACCTATGGAACAGTTAACAAAAATTGCAGAAAAAACTCAGTCCCTTGTTCGTAGACAAATGGAGGTTTTCCGTCATTTAGTATTTGATTTATTACCAAAAGAGAATGTTCATTTAAGAGATTTTGATCAATTAAATAATACACAACAACAATATTTAAATGAACTTTTCGAGGAAACGATTTTTCCAGTATTAACACCCGTTGCGGTTGATGCATATCGTCCATTTCCAACATTATTGGGGAAAACATTAAACTTATTAGTCATGCTTGAGGATAATAGTATTGGCATTGAGGATAGTGAACGTGTTGCAATTGTCCAAGTACCCTCAGTATTAGATCGTTTTATCGAAGTACCTAGCCAAGAAGGAACTGTATTCGTTTTACTAGAAGATGTAATATCCAGTCATATCGATAAATTATTCTATGGTTATAACGTTAAGTCTATTCAAGCATTCAGATTAACTCGAAATGCAGATTTGACGATTCATGAAGAAGGTGCCCAGGATTTACTTGTAGAAATTGAAAAAGAATTGAAAAAAAGAAAATGGGGAGTAGGAAGTCGTCTAGAAGTTCGCGATGGTGAAATGAGTGATGATGTTTTAGATTACTTGCTCGATGAATTTGAAATACAAGAGTCAGATGTTTATAAAATTGATGGACCTTTAGATTTAACGTTTTTATTTAGCTTTGTTAAAAAAATATCATCTGGACGAGAACATCTAGTATATGAAAGCTTTATTCCACAGCATCCACAAGATTTAGATTCACATGAGGATGTTTTTGAAAAAGCTTTAACACAAGATATCTTTTTCCATCATCCATATGAATCCTTTGAACCAATTGTTGATTTTGTGACACAAGCAGCTGTTGATCCGACAGTACTAGCAATTAAACAAACCCTATACCGAGTAAGTGGGAATTCTCCAATTATTCAAGGTTTAAAACAAGCAGCTGAAAATGGCAAGCAAGTAACGGTTTTAGTAGAATTAAAAGCTCGATTTGACGAGGAAAACAATGTTCATTGGGCAAAAGAACTTGAACAAGCTGGATGTTTAGTTATATACGGAATGAATAACTTAAAAACACACTCAAAAATTACTCTTGTAGTTCGCAGAAGAAACGACAAAATTGAACGTTTTGTTCATCTAGGAACAGGGAATTACAATGATGCAACTGCAAAAATCTACACCGATATGGGGATTATCACAACTGATAAAGAATTCGGAATTGATGCAACGAACTTCTTTAATTACTTAAGTGGTTATACAGAAAAACCGAAATTTAACCATCTAGTAGTAGCACCTTTTGATATTCGAGATGAATTCATTAAATTAATTAGTGATGAGATTGAATGTCATAAAAAGTATGGAAACGGATTTATTCGTGCAAAAATGAATTCGTTAACTGATAAAGACATCATTATGAAGTTATATGAAGCTTCAATTAATGGTGTGAAAATTGAATTATTGATTCGTGGTATTTGTTGCTTACGTCCAGGCATACCAGGAATAAGTGAAAATATAACAGTTTCAAGTATTGTTGGACGCTTTTTAGAGCATACACGCATCTATTGGTTCCATCATAATGGGGAAAATAAAGTGTTTTTATCTTCTGCTGATATGATGACAAGAAACATGGTGAAAAGAGTTGAAATACTATTCCCAATCTATTCTAAAGAAACAAAGAATCGTGTAATGGATATATTGATTACGCAACTAGCGGACAATGTAAAAGCGCGAATGCAAGATGCAACGGGCAAATATCACTATAAAGAAAAAGATCCAAATGGAATAAAGATTAATAGCCAAGAACTGTATATTGAACAGGCAATGAGTACAGTTGTCGTTGAGGATTAG
- a CDS encoding CAAX protease family protein yields MKSGNQFIRLLLSLIFVYAFMYYAYEESDIFWYIYAFTMLMACAISLISNQIKDELPAWRTLLFGIGYGTVLYGIIRFLYWILNMVNDDFTKTTAKFISSIGPNNIWHYFLILFILVICEEMFWRGYIQQKLKTFVSPIIAISISSALSCIFFAVSGYFSISIVAFIMSIFLGALYEWKKSLPLVIVAHEVFIVLLFLIIPFF; encoded by the coding sequence ATGAAATCAGGTAATCAATTTATCAGACTCCTTCTTTCACTAATTTTTGTGTATGCTTTCATGTATTACGCATATGAAGAGTCAGATATTTTTTGGTATATCTATGCATTCACAATGCTTATGGCTTGTGCGATCTCTTTGATTTCAAACCAGATAAAGGATGAGCTTCCCGCTTGGAGAACATTATTATTTGGTATAGGTTATGGTACTGTTTTATATGGGATTATACGCTTCTTATATTGGATTCTTAACATGGTAAATGATGATTTTACAAAAACAACAGCTAAGTTTATTTCATCCATTGGGCCAAACAATATATGGCACTATTTTTTAATCCTATTTATTCTTGTCATTTGTGAAGAAATGTTTTGGCGTGGATATATCCAACAAAAACTTAAAACTTTCGTATCACCTATTATAGCAATTAGTATCTCAAGCGCTCTTTCTTGCATTTTCTTCGCAGTTAGCGGGTATTTCAGCATTAGTATAGTAGCATTTATTATGAGTATTTTTCTTGGAGCGCTTTATGAATGGAAGAAAAGTTTGCCCCTTGTTATTGTAGCTCATGAAGTTTTTATTGTGTTACTTTTTTTAATAATCCCTTTTTTCTAA